A part of Corynebacterium afermentans subsp. lipophilum genomic DNA contains:
- a CDS encoding putative quinol monooxygenase produces MILINVRFKPLPEHVDNFRELVKDFTDASRAEEGNIFFDWYRNEDNPDEYLLIEAFQDDAAEAHVNSDHFKAAQEFFPTILKETPTIINTLIEGKTEWDQMAEFKVS; encoded by the coding sequence ATGATTTTGATCAACGTACGATTCAAGCCCCTGCCCGAACACGTCGATAACTTCCGCGAACTGGTCAAGGACTTCACCGACGCCTCTCGCGCCGAAGAAGGCAACATCTTCTTCGACTGGTACCGCAACGAAGACAACCCCGACGAATACCTGCTCATCGAAGCATTCCAGGACGACGCCGCCGAAGCCCACGTCAACTCCGACCACTTCAAGGCCGCCCAGGAATTCTTCCCCACGATCCTGAAAGAGACCCCCACCATCATCAACACCCTCATCGAGGGCAAGACCGAGTGGGACCAGATGGCGGAGTTCAAAGTCTCCTAG
- a CDS encoding putative hydro-lyase produces MYASYTPAQARALFRTTDVATTAGFSAGYAQANLIALDRKYAFDFLLFAQRNPKPCPLLGVLEPGQVSSPLLAGGDIRTDIPSYRVFSHGSLIDEPTDATAYWTENTVAFVIGCSFTFEQALLDNNVPVAHIEQGVNVPMFMTNIDCEPAGVFSGKMVVSMRPIPANLVADAVRITSRYPAVHGAPVHVGEPGLIGIDDLAAPDFGEAVDIPAGWVPVFWACGVTPQSIVMHSKPELAICHSPGKMLITDVRDVAYQVP; encoded by the coding sequence ATGTACGCCTCCTACACCCCAGCGCAGGCCCGCGCGTTGTTCCGCACCACCGATGTGGCGACAACGGCGGGCTTTTCCGCTGGCTACGCCCAAGCCAACCTGATCGCGCTGGATCGGAAGTACGCGTTCGATTTCTTGTTGTTCGCGCAGCGCAACCCGAAGCCGTGCCCGCTGCTCGGCGTGTTGGAACCGGGGCAGGTGTCGTCGCCGCTGCTCGCGGGTGGCGATATCCGCACCGACATCCCGTCCTACCGGGTGTTCTCGCACGGCTCGCTTATCGACGAACCAACGGATGCCACCGCCTACTGGACCGAGAACACCGTCGCGTTTGTCATCGGATGCTCCTTCACCTTCGAACAGGCATTGCTGGACAACAATGTGCCGGTCGCCCATATCGAGCAGGGGGTGAACGTGCCGATGTTTATGACCAACATCGACTGTGAACCGGCGGGGGTGTTCAGCGGGAAGATGGTGGTGTCGATGCGGCCCATTCCGGCGAACTTGGTGGCGGACGCGGTGCGCATCACTTCGCGCTACCCGGCGGTGCACGGCGCGCCGGTGCACGTGGGGGAGCCGGGGTTAATCGGCATCGACGATCTGGCCGCCCCCGATTTCGGCGAGGCGGTGGACATTCCGGCCGGGTGGGTGCCGGTGTTCTGGGCGTGCGGGGTGACGCCGCAGTCGATCGTGATGCATTCGAAACCGGAGCTGGCGATCTGCCATTCGCCGGGCAAGATGCTCATCACCGATGTGCGGGACGTGGCGTACCAGGTTCCCTAA
- a CDS encoding NRAMP family divalent metal transporter, with product MIGAIFLMATSAIGPGFLTQTSVFTVKMGAALAFAILLSIIIDIAVQLNVWRILGVSGLRASELANKVVPGLGWVLAVLVGVGGFIFNIGNVAGTGLGLQALAGIEPRIGGAISAVIALVVFLSKRAGAALDVIVGILGAMMILLMLYVAISSNPPVAEAMRQTVAPEAIDFNVITILIGGTVGGYIVFAGVHRLIDAGHTGPENIDYLTRSSVTGIIVTGIMRVLLFLAVLGVVATGVTLSKDNTAADVFYQAAGEFGRRAFGLVLWAAGLSSVIGASFTSVSFMTKQGFDPKKRTMFTVAFIVASAAIFLALGGTPPQKVLLFAGAFNGLILPIGFAVVLFAGIFRRDLLHGYKPPVWMLTIGVLVLGLTLYMGWSSISKLPEIISM from the coding sequence ATGATCGGCGCCATCTTCCTCATGGCCACCTCGGCCATCGGACCCGGCTTCCTCACCCAAACATCCGTCTTCACCGTGAAAATGGGCGCAGCACTCGCCTTCGCGATCCTGCTGTCCATCATCATCGACATCGCCGTGCAACTCAACGTCTGGCGCATCCTCGGCGTATCCGGCCTGCGCGCCAGCGAACTCGCAAACAAGGTGGTGCCCGGCCTCGGCTGGGTGCTCGCGGTGCTCGTCGGCGTCGGCGGCTTCATCTTCAACATCGGCAACGTCGCCGGCACGGGCCTCGGCCTGCAGGCGCTCGCCGGCATTGAACCGCGCATCGGCGGCGCCATCTCCGCCGTCATCGCCCTGGTGGTGTTCCTGTCAAAGCGCGCCGGCGCCGCACTCGACGTCATCGTCGGCATCCTCGGCGCGATGATGATCCTGCTCATGCTGTATGTCGCCATCTCCTCGAACCCGCCGGTGGCGGAGGCCATGCGGCAGACGGTCGCGCCCGAAGCGATCGACTTCAACGTCATCACCATCCTCATCGGCGGAACCGTCGGCGGTTACATCGTGTTCGCTGGCGTGCACCGCCTCATCGACGCAGGCCACACCGGGCCGGAGAACATCGATTACCTCACCCGGTCCTCGGTCACCGGCATCATCGTCACCGGCATTATGCGCGTGCTGCTGTTCCTCGCGGTGCTCGGCGTGGTGGCCACCGGTGTCACGTTGTCCAAGGACAACACCGCCGCGGACGTGTTCTACCAGGCCGCCGGCGAGTTCGGCCGCCGCGCGTTCGGCCTCGTGCTGTGGGCCGCTGGCCTGTCCTCGGTGATCGGCGCGTCGTTTACCTCCGTGTCGTTTATGACCAAGCAGGGCTTCGACCCGAAGAAGCGCACGATGTTCACCGTCGCGTTCATTGTCGCCTCCGCCGCGATCTTCCTCGCGCTTGGCGGCACCCCGCCGCAGAAAGTGCTGCTGTTCGCCGGCGCGTTCAACGGCTTGATCCTCCCGATCGGTTTCGCGGTGGTGCTCTTCGCCGGCATCTTCCGCCGGGACCTGTTGCATGGCTACAAGCCGCCGGTGTGGATGCTCACGATCGGTGTGCTCGTGCTGGGGCTCACGCTGTACATGGGTTGGAGCTCCATTAGCAAGCTCCCGGAGATTATCTCGATGTAG